Proteins co-encoded in one Medicago truncatula cultivar Jemalong A17 chromosome 8, MtrunA17r5.0-ANR, whole genome shotgun sequence genomic window:
- the LOC11432656 gene encoding uncharacterized protein yields the protein MASSGHFKLLKRKLDGTVVQIGDDFSDFSLSSPATKIRRLDPELPPIVEEEGESLPVPNDERALVLFKPMNLHSPSDFSLTLSSDLISHIKNNQLSWSKQCDYSDNQDQNEEDNRRLAIVPWVPQPSTSCSEDKNNSNTIELMEADEMGEEQEDEGAMMDVEQEDNNSSNYNYPAMLNLHHQAEGFQQHCFLPQIPQNTSTPITWTR from the exons ATGGCTTCTTCTGGACACTTCAAGTTGTTGAAGAGGAAACTCGATGGCACCGTCGTTCAAATCGGTGACGATTTCTCcgatttctctctttcttctccgGCTACTAAAATTCGCCGCCTC GATCCTGAATTGCCTCCGATTGTGGAAGAAGAAGGTGAATCCTTACCAGTTCCTAACGATGAGAGGGCTCTTGTACTCTTCAAACCCATGAATCTTCATTCTCCTTCCGATTTCTCTCTCACTCTCAGTTCCGATCTTATCTCTCACATCAAAAATA ATCAACTATCGTGGTCAAAACAATGTGATTATTCAGACAATCAGGACCAAAACGAGGAGGACAATCGTCGTTTGGCTATTGTGCCTTGGGTTCCCCAACCTTCAACCTCTTGTTCTGAAGATAAGAATAACTCAAATACAATAGAGTTGATGGAAGCTGATGAAATGGGAGAAGAACAAGAAGATGAAGGAGCAATGATGGATGTAGAACAAGAAGACAACAACTCTTCAAATTATAACTATCCAGCAATGCTAAATCTACATCACCAAGCTGAGGGGTTCCAGCAACACTGTTTCTTACCTCAGATTCCTCAAAACACTTCAACTCCCATCACTTGGACCCGTTGA
- the LOC112417450 gene encoding uncharacterized protein codes for MASTYLHLKKRIAEKICLGDNMVVSEIMCRNPMFVGATAIHYQALRITDNDDVEFMFNVHKSHSSLSYIELYVTFEMKNPTSNFELNYPSSSSQHQNLPQQQYNTQHCNPSSSSSQPHYNPSSQPFQSQWSQNVYEPPQLITQPHPSQPETLNDEINIFTSQFQDQPTDEVQDDEDNDDEELLAAQNGDENEEDDDDDLPQLPILPIRASYNPPRSMRNVNDDHSTELYHSMALPVDQGIAPGMQFHNKNDCILAIKYYHMKKSTDYIVKKSDPERYVIKCKDTKCGFKLRASWRKKTDKWEIGNMNDHTCVSTEMTQDHHKLSYNVICESVKSLLYMDASITVKVIIAHIREKFNYTVSYRKAWRARNKAIESIYGNWEESYEELPQWLMVMEKDLPGTIIDFQSDPSTEVANETVFKRLFWAFRPCISGFEFCKPIVQIDATWLYGKYKGTLLLAVAQDGNNKIFPIAFAIVEGETKEAWSFFLKNLRQHVTPQENICLISDRHVSIKSAYDDPQNGWHDAPTSHVYCVRHIAQNFMRSFKDGELKKKVECMGYAMNIPTFEYYRSEIAVADRKALAWVDNIPKQKWTQSHDDGRRWGHMTSNLVESQNNVYKGIRGLPITAIVKASYYRLAALFAKRGHEAAARVNSGEPFSENSMKYLRNEVIKSNSHHVTQFDRDRYTFSVRETIDHKEGLPKGEYKVDLQNKWCDCGRFRALHLPCSHVIAACSSFCHDYKTFVDNKFTNECVYAVYNIHFDVVHHQTYWPNYEGPKVVPNKSMRRAKKGRPPITRIRTEMDDVETERRCGVCRMPGHSRKDCINIRHQ; via the exons ATGGCTAGTACTTACTTGCATCTCAAAAAAAGAATTGCGGAGAAAATATGTCTCGGAGATAATATGGTTGTGTCTGAAATTATGTGCCGGAATCCCATGTTTGTTGGAGCTACCGCAATCCACTACCAGGCGTTAAGAATAACTGATAACGACGATGTCGAGTTTATGTTTAACGTACATAAAAGTCATAGTTCGTTGTCCTACATAGAGCTTTATGTTACGTTTGAGATGAAGAATCCAACATCTAATTTTGAGTTAAATTACCCCTCAAGTTCTAGTCAACACCAAAATCtaccacaacaacaatataacacACAACACTGCAATCCCTCATCGTCATCGTCCCAACCGCACTACAACCCGTCATCGCAACCGTTTCAATCACAGTGGTCACAAAATGTGTACGAACCACCGCAACTAATAACTCAACCTCATCCCTCTCAACCCGAAACTTTGAACGATGAAATCAATATATTCACCTCCCAATTCCAAGACCAACCAACTGATGAAGTTCAAGATGATGAAGACAATGACGATGAAGAACTCCTTGCCGCACAAAACGGTGACGAGAACGAAGAAGACGATGATGACGATCTGCCACAACTACCAATTTTACCAATTAGAGCTTCTTACAACCCACCAAGGTCCATGCGCAACGTCAACGATGACCACTCAACTGAACTTTACCATTCAATGGCTCTTCCGGTTGATCAAGGTATTGCCCCAGGGATGCAATTTCATAACAAGAATGATTGCATTCTCGCAATTAAATATTATCACATGAAAAAATCAACCGATTATATTGTGAAAAAATCAGATCCTGAAAGGTATGTCATCAAATGTAAAGATACAAAATGTGGTTTCAAATTGCGGGCCTCGTGGAGGAAAAAAACTGATAAATGGGAGATTGGGAACATGAATGATCATACATGTGTCTCAACAGAAATGACACAAGATCATCACAAACTTAGTTACAATGTGATATGTGAAAGTGTTAAATCACTACTATATATGGATGCCTCAATTACAGTGAAGGTTATAATTGCACACATCCGAGAGAAATTTAATTACACAGTTTCATACAGAAAGGCATGGAGAGCAAGGAATAAGGCGATTGAATCAATTTATGGTAATTGGGAGGAGTCTTATGAAGAACTACCACAGTGGTTGATGGTCATGGAAAAAGATTTGCCAGGAAcaataattgattttcaatCAGACCCATCAACAGAAGTGGCAAATGAGACCGTCTTCAAGCGTCTCTTTTGGGCCTTTCGTCCGTGCATCTCAGGTTTCGAATTCTGCAAACCAATTGTCCAAATTGACGCAACTTGGTTGTATGGTAAATACAAGGGAACATTGTTGTTAGCTGTTGCGCAAGATGGGAACAACAAGATATTTCCCATAGCTTTTGCAATTGTGGAAGGCGAGACCAAGGAGGCATGgagtttctttttgaaaaatttaaggcAGCATGTCACCCCACAAGAGAACATATGCCTCATTTCTGATAGACATGTGTCGATAAAGAGCGCGTATGATGATCCACAGAATGGATGGCACGATGCTCCGACAAGCCATGTTTATTGTGTCCGACACATTGCACAAAACTTTATGAGATCATTCAAGGATGGAGAACTAAAGAAGAAAGTTGAATGCATGG GTTACGCCATGAACATCCCTACATTCGAATACTACCGTTCTGAAATTGCTGTTGCAGACCGAAAGGCTTTAGCATGGGTCGACAATATTCCCAAACAAAAGTGGACTCAATCACATGATGATGGTCGACGATGGGGCCATATGACAAGTAACTTGGTAGAGTCACAAAACAACGTGTATAAGGGTATTCGAGGACTTCCGATCACAGCTATCGTGAAAGCATCATATTACAGGTTGGCGGCCTTGTTTGCTAAAAGAGGACATGAGGCAGCGGCAAGGGTAAATTCTGGTGAGCCATTCTCCGAAAACAGCATGAAATATCTCAGGAATGAGGTGATTAAATCCAACAGTCATCATGTCACTCAGTTTGACCGGGATCGATATACCTTTTCCGTCCGTGAAACCATCGATCATAAAGAAGGATTGCCAAAGGGAGAATACAAAGTGGACCTGCAAAATAAATGGTGTGACTGTGGACGGTTTAGAGCGTTACACCTACCATGCTCACATGTCATTGCCGCATGTTCTAGCTTTTGTCACGACTACAAGACTTTTGTCGATAACAAATTCACGAATGAGTGTGTATACGCCGTATACAACATCCACTTCGACGTGGTTCACCACCAGACATATTGGCCTAATTATGAAGGACCGAAGGTGGTTCCCAACAAGTCAATGCGTAGGGCAAAGAAAGGTCGTCCACCAATTACTCGCATTAGGACCGAGATGGACGATGTGGAAACTGAGAGAAGATGCGGTGTTTGTAGGATGCCTGGTCATTCCCGCAAAGATTGCATTAATATTAGACATCAGTAG
- the LOC11428998 gene encoding isoamylase 1, chloroplastic isoform X1: MACIPHILSPLSHSTTLANLINITNFEIHNRTSIIISPNSRPKKKKKKIFAIGNRVGVDTETAVIEIEKRQLQLSKGHPSPYGATPQEDGVNFAINSLNSLSATLCFFTLSDFKNNKVTEYITLDPLVNKTGCVWHVFLKGDFKDMLYAYKFDGKFSPQQGHYYDSSRILIDPYAKAVISRGEFGEVGPDGNCWPQMAGMVPFDNEEFDWEGDLPLKYPQKDLIIYEMHVRGFTKHESSKAEFPGTYLGVVEKLDHLKELGVNCIELMPCHEFNELEYYSYNAIQGDYRVNFWGYSTINYFSPMIRYSSAGIQNCGRDGINEMKLLIKEAHKRGIEVIMDVVFNHTAEGNEKGPIISFRGVDNSVYYMVAPKGEFYNYSGCGNTFNCNHPVVRKFIVDCLRYWVTEMHVDGFRFDLASIMTRSSSLWNGVNVFGAPIEGDFLTTGTPLSSPPLIDMISIDPILRGVKLIAEAWDAGGLYQVGTFPHWGIWSEWNGKYRDTVRQFIKGTDGFAGAFAECICGSPNLYQGGRKPWNSINLVCAHDGFTLADLVTYNNKHNLPNGEDNNDGENHNSSWNCGEEGEFVSASVKKMRKRQMRNFFLSLMVSQGVPMIFMGDEYGHTKGGNNNTYCHDNYLNYFRWDKKEESSSDFFRFCRLLTKFRQECESLGLDDFPTSERLQWHGHFPVTPDWSESSRFVAFTLMDLVKGEVYVAFNTSHLPFTITLPERPGYRWEPLVDTSKKAPYDFLTPDLPGRDIAIQQYAQFLDANMYPMLSYSSIILLRTPDVNA; this comes from the exons ATGGCCTGCATTCCTCACATTCTTTCTCCTCTTTCTCACTCTACAACACTTGCTAATCTCATCAATATAACCAATTTCGAGATTCACAACAGAACTTCCATCATCATTTCCCCAAATTCAAggccaaagaagaagaagaagaagatcttCGCCATTGGAAATCGTGTCGGTGTTGATACTGAAACTGCAGTTATCGAAATTGAGAAGCGCCAATTGCAACTTTCCAAAGGCCACCCCTCACCCTACGGTGCCACTCCTCAAGAAGACGGGGTCAATTTCGCCATTAATTCACTCAATTCACTCTCAGCTACTCTCTGCTTCTTCACTCTTTCCGACTTCAAAAAC aataaAGTGACAGAGTACATTACTCTTGATCCATTGGTGAATAAAACAGGATGTGTTTGGCATGTGTTTCTAAAAGGAGATTTTAAAGATATGCTCTATGCTTATAAATTTGATGGCAAATTTTCTCCTCAACAGGGTCACTACTATGATTCTTCTCGTATTTTAATCGACCCTTATGCAAAA GCAGTTATAAGTAGAGGAGAGTTTGGAGAAGTAGGACCTGATGGTAACTGCTGGCCCCAAATGGCTGGTATGGTACCTTTTGATAACGAGGAg TTTGACTGGGAAGGTGACTTGCCTTTGAAATATCCACAAAAGGATCTTATTATATATGAAATGCATGTGAGAGGGTTTACAAAGCATGAGTCAAGTAAGGCTGAGTTCCCTGGTACATATCTTGGTGTAGTAGAGAAGCTTGATCACTTAAAG GAACTTGGAGTAAATTGTATAGAATTAATGCCATGTCATGAGTTCAATGAGCTGGAATACTACAGTTACAATGCTATTCAGGGGGACTATAG ggtcaatttttggGGCTATTCAACCATCAATTACTTTTCACCAATGATAAGATACTCATCAGCTGGCATACAAAACTGTGGCCGTGACGGGATTAATGAAATGAAGCTCCTCATCAAAGAGGCACACAAGCGAGGAATAGAG GTTATCATGGATGTTGTTTTCAATCATACAGCTGAAGGGAATGAGAAGGGTCCCATTATTTCTTTTAGAGGAGTTGACAATAGCGTGTATTACATGGTAGCACCCAAG GGGGAATTCTACAACTACTCAGGATGTGGGAACACATTTAATTGCAACCATCCCGTTGTAAGGAAATTTATAGTGGACTGCTTAAG ATATTGGGTAACCGAAATGCACGTGGATGGTTTTCGCTTTGATCTTGCTTCTATTATGACCAGGAGTAGCAG TCTCTGGAACGGAGTTAATGTATTTGGTGCTCCAATAGAAGGTGACTTTCTGACAACTGGAACCCCTTTAAGCAGTCCGCCATTGATTGATATGATCAGTATTGATCCAATACTTCGTGGAGTGAAG cttatagctgaagcCTGGGATGCTGGAGGCCTGTACCAAGTTGGCACTTTCCCTCACTGGGGTATTTGGTCGGAATGGAATGGGAAG tACAGAGACACTGTACGCCAGTTTATCAAGGGTACAGATGGCTTTGCTGGAGCATTTGCTGAATGTATTTGTGGGAGTCCTAATTTGTATCAG GGAGGAAGAAAACCATGGAATAGTATTAACCTTGTATGTGCTCATGATGGCTTCACTCTAGCTGATTTGGTGACTTACAACAACAAGCATAACTTGCCCAATGGAGAAGACAACAATGATGGAGAAAATCACAATAGTAGCTGGAACTGTGGAGAG GAGGGGGAGTTTGTCAGTGCCTCAGTAAAGAAAATGAGGAAACGACAAATGCgtaatttctttctttctctcatgGTTTCCCAG GGAGTTCCGATGATATTTATGGGAGATGAATATGGACATACAAAAGGAGGAAACAACAATACCTACTGTCATGATAATTAC CTTAATTATTTCCGATGGGACAAAAAGGAAGAATCCTCGTCAGACTTCTTCAGATTTTGCCGCCTTTTGACCAAGTTCCGCCA GGAATGTGAGTCGCTTGGCCTAGATGACTTCCCGACATCAGAGAGGCTTCAGTGGCATGGCCATTTTCCTGTAACACCAGACTGGTCTGAATCTAGCCGTTTTGTTGCTTTTACCCTG ATGGACTTGGTGAAGGGAGAAGTTTATGTTGCTTTCAATACAAGTCATTTACCTTTCACTATTACCTTGCCAGAGCGTCCTGGATACAGATGGGAACCTCTCGTAGACACCAGCAAGAAAGCACCATATGATTTTCTCACACCTGATCTTCCCGGAAGAGATATTGCAATACAGCAGTATGCTCAGTTTCTTGACGCCAATATGTATCCCATGCTTAGTTACTCTTCAATCATCCTTTTGCGCACCCCTGATGTAAATGCTTAG
- the LOC120577591 gene encoding serine/threonine-protein phosphatase 7 long form homolog: MAYLWLENDHRSNEEHIRRWDAEGAPLVTRTRQHIIPSPHIEEYLRQTGFFEVSQIGRYKIDRHIVTALVERWRSETHTFHFRTGECTITLEDVYMLLGLPFCGPFVTAPPNLAWNICAQLLGITPPANKTDGFTLSLSWLKDNLVDNNFSEQSPPEVKIQHTRRWTGAGSRYYENPSHDTISYRKKFDDILPHDFKWRPYKNVPHNLPEEYWEWTATSYLICFDKVEWHPTDRVKLQFGLPQEIPGPPRDMTQYHVIDKRFKTWYKSNGYRFPQECEHWDNRRSHTLPRMRPRSLTHTHAYIEWLTTTCNPRLRISIETNPSNSDPDEAEEEEPEHEPEIRNNQTPIHDDFWDQDIFSQLQDHQSQPHTTQNIHGSVMYEFLDTPQQNIIQPPPYTSPRNAYEPHYQSTYGYNDPNQAGASNNNYFSYNDPNQAGPSNTNYPPYSNPQYPMYTNQNYNHPPTPTNLLSHFSPASLNSSDQFLDMGWPTREHDVSLSLGYGSQIQSAADNNDEDQHDPQVNRGRNRRRRGCGTAGHL, translated from the exons ATGGCATACTTGTGGTTGGAAAATGATCACAGATCCAATGAAGAACATATCAGAAGATgg gatgCAGAGGGTGCACCTCTCGTCACCCGTACTAGACAACACATAATACCAAGTCCTCATATTGAAGAGTATCTACGTCAAACCGGATTTTTTGAGGTTTCtcaaatagggcgttacaaaatcGATAGACACATCGTAACCGCTCTTGTAGAAAGGTGGCGGTCTGAAACACATACTTTTCATTTTCGAACGGGTGAATGCACAATCACGTTGGAAGACGTATATATGTTACTCGGATTACCTTTTTGCGGACCATTTGTTACGGCTCCTCCAAATCTTGCGTGGAACATTTGTGCTCAATTGTTGGGAATAACTCCTCCAGCAAATAAAACTGATGGTTTTACCCTCTCATTGTCGTGGTTAAAGGATAATCTGGTCGATAATAACTTCAGTGAACAATCTCCTCCGGAGGTAAAAATACAACACACTAGGAG ATGGACAGGTGCAGGTTCAAGATACTATGAAAATCCAAGCCATGACACTATTTCTTACCGAAAAAAGTTTGATGACATACTACCCCATGAT TTTAAATGGAGACCATACAAGAATGTTCCACACAACTTGCCTGAAGAATATTGGGAGTGGACTGCAACAAGTTACCTTATATGTTTTGACAAAGTTGAATGGCATCCAACTGATAGGGTCAAGCTCCAATTTGGTCTGCCACAAGAAATACCAGGGCCCCCACGAGACATGACACAGTACCATGTAATAGACAAACGGTTCAAGACGTGGTACAAATCAAATGGTTATCGCTTTCCACAAGAGTGCGAACATTGGGACAACCGACGGAGTCATACTTTACCACGCATGCGGCCAAGATCACTCACCCACACTCATGCGTATATTGAGTGGTTGACAACCACATGCAACCCACGTCTAAGGATTTCAATTGAAACAAACCCATCAAATTCAGATCCAGACGAAGCCGAAGAAGAAGAGCCGGAACATGAACCTGAAATTCGCAACAACCAAACACCAATTCATGATGATTTTTGGGATCAAGACATTTTTTCTCAACTACAAGATCATCAATCCCAACCACATACAACCCAAAACATTCATGGTTCTGTAATGTATGAATTTCTCGACACCCCCCAACAAAACATCATCCAACCACCACCATATACCTCCCCGAGAAATGCATATGAGCCCCATTATCAGTCAACTTATGGTTACAATGACCCAAACCAAGCTGGCGCATCCAACAACAACTACTTCTCCTATAATGACCCAAACCAAGCTGGACCGTCCAACACCAATTACCCCCCCTACAGCAACCCACAGTACCCAATGTACACCAACCAAAACTACAACCacccaccaacaccaacaaaccTATTATCTCACTTTTCTCCGGCTTCGTTGAACTCTAGTGATCAATTTCTGGATATGGGATGGCCAACAAGGGAACACGATGTGTCATTGTCATTGGGTTATGGTAGTCAAATACAATCAGCTGCAGATAACAACGACGAAGACCAACATGACCCTCAAGTAAATCGCGGAAGAAATCGTCGAAGACGAGGGTGTGGGACAGCCGggcatttataa
- the LOC11438457 gene encoding ethanolamine-phosphate cytidylyltransferase, with the protein MDYESNSWIWEGVYYYPHLFGGLMVTAALLGLSTSYFGVIGVPSLPLPCSWYNLGKKKKTGKRRVRVYMDGCFDLMHYGHANALRQAKALGDELVVGLVSDEEIVANKGPPVLSMDERLALVSGLKWVDEVITDAPYAITETFLNRLFHEYNIDYVIHGDDPCLLPDGTDAYAAAKKAGRYKQIKRTEGVSSTDIVGRIMSSLKEQKICEDRNGTDVKPQEECQSKVSHISQFLPTSRRIVQFSNGKGPGPNARIVYIDGAFDLFHAGHVQMLKRARELGDFLLVGIHSDETVSENRGNHYPIMHLHERSLSVLASRYVDEVIIGAPLEITKDMITTFNISLVVHGTVAEKSLPSEKDPYEVPKSIGIFRLLESPKDITTTSVAQRIMANHDAYVKRNAKKAKSEKRYYEERKYVSGD; encoded by the exons ATGGATTATGAAAGCAATAGTTGGATTTGGGAAGGGGTGTACTACTATCCACATCTGTTTGGTGGTTTAATGGTTACTGCTGCTTTGTTGGGTTTGTCAACCAGTTACTTTGGTGTTATTGGGGTTCCTTCATTGCCATTGCCGTGCTCTTGGTATAATttggggaagaagaagaagactgGGAAGAGACGTGTTCGTGTTTACATGGATGGATGTTTTGATCTGATGCATTATGGTCATGCTAATGCACTCAGACAAGCAAAGGCGTTAGGTGATGAATTGGTTGTTGGACTTGTTAGTGATGAGGAGATCGTCGCCAATAAAGGGCCTCCAGTTTTGTCCATGGATGAGAG GTTGGCCCTTGTCAGTGGATTGAAGTGGGTGGATGAGGTCATCACTGATGCTCCTTATGCAATTACTGAGACATTCTTGAACCGTCTCTTTCATGAATACAACATTGACTATGTCATACACGGCGATGATCCTTGCCTGCTTCCTGATGGAACAGATGCTTATGCTGCGGCAAAGAAAGCTGGTCGTTACAAGCAAATTAAACGTACTGAAGGAGTTTCCAGTACAGATATCGTAG GAAGAATAATGTCTTCTTTAAAAGAGCAAAAAATTTGTGAAGATCGCAATGGCACTGATGTAAAGCCCCAAGAAGAATGCCAGTCAAAGGTTTCCCACATATCCCAGTTCCTACCAACTTCCCGACGTATTGTTCAGTTTTCAAATGGCAAG GGTCCCGGACCAAATGCTCGTATTGTATACATTGATGGAGCATTTGATCTCTTCCATGCAGGCCATGTTCAG ATGCTTAAGAGGGCTAGGGAACTTGGAGATTTTCTTTTAGTTGGTATCCACTCTGATGAGACTGTGAG CGAAAATCGAGGAAATCACTATCCAATTATGCATCTGCATGAGCGGAGCCTTAGCGTGCTAGCTTCCCGTTATGTTGATGAAGTCATTATTGGTGCACCTTTGGAAATCACAAAGGATATG ATCACAACTTTCAATATCTCACTAGTTGTTCACGGCACTGTTGCTGAGAAGTCATTACCC AGTGAAAAAGATCCATATGAAGTTCCGAAGAGCATTGGCATATTCCGCTTGCTTGAAAGCCCAAAAGATATTACTACTACCTCAGTAGCTCAAAGAATAATGGCCAATCATGATGCTTATGTG AAACGCAATGCTAAGAAAGCCAAGAGTGAGAAGAGATActatgaagagagaaaatacgTATCTGGAGACTAG
- the LOC11428998 gene encoding isoamylase 1, chloroplastic isoform X2 produces MACIPHILSPLSHSTTLANLINITNFEIHNRTSIIISPNSRPKKKKKKIFAIGNRVGVDTETAVIEIEKRQLQLSKGHPSPYGATPQEDGVNFAINSLNSLSATLCFFTLSDFKNNKVTEYITLDPLVNKTGCVWHVFLKGDFKDMLYAYKFDGKFSPQQGHYYDSSRILIDPYAKAVISRGEFGEVGPDGNCWPQMAGMVPFDNEEFDWEGDLPLKYPQKDLIIYEMHVRGFTKHESSKAEFPGTYLGVVEKLDHLKELGVNCIELMPCHEFNELEYYSYNAIQGDYRVNFWGYSTINYFSPMIRYSSAGIQNCGRDGINEMKLLIKEAHKRGIEVIMDVVFNHTAEGNEKGPIISFRGVDNSVYYMVAPKGEFYNYSGCGNTFNCNHPVVRKFIVDCLRYWVTEMHVDGFRFDLASIMTRSSSLWNGVNVFGAPIEGDFLTTGTPLSSPPLIDMISIDPILRGVKLIAEAWDAGGLYQVGTFPHWGIWSEWNGKYRDTVRQFIKGTDGFAGAFAECICGSPNLYQGGRKPWNSINLVCAHDGFTLADLVTYNNKHNLPNGEDNNDGENHNSSWNCGEEGEFVSASVKKMRKRQMRNFFLSLMVSQGVPMIFMGDEYGHTKGGNNNTYCHDNYPFCSLIISDGTKRKNPRQTSSDFAAF; encoded by the exons ATGGCCTGCATTCCTCACATTCTTTCTCCTCTTTCTCACTCTACAACACTTGCTAATCTCATCAATATAACCAATTTCGAGATTCACAACAGAACTTCCATCATCATTTCCCCAAATTCAAggccaaagaagaagaagaagaagatcttCGCCATTGGAAATCGTGTCGGTGTTGATACTGAAACTGCAGTTATCGAAATTGAGAAGCGCCAATTGCAACTTTCCAAAGGCCACCCCTCACCCTACGGTGCCACTCCTCAAGAAGACGGGGTCAATTTCGCCATTAATTCACTCAATTCACTCTCAGCTACTCTCTGCTTCTTCACTCTTTCCGACTTCAAAAAC aataaAGTGACAGAGTACATTACTCTTGATCCATTGGTGAATAAAACAGGATGTGTTTGGCATGTGTTTCTAAAAGGAGATTTTAAAGATATGCTCTATGCTTATAAATTTGATGGCAAATTTTCTCCTCAACAGGGTCACTACTATGATTCTTCTCGTATTTTAATCGACCCTTATGCAAAA GCAGTTATAAGTAGAGGAGAGTTTGGAGAAGTAGGACCTGATGGTAACTGCTGGCCCCAAATGGCTGGTATGGTACCTTTTGATAACGAGGAg TTTGACTGGGAAGGTGACTTGCCTTTGAAATATCCACAAAAGGATCTTATTATATATGAAATGCATGTGAGAGGGTTTACAAAGCATGAGTCAAGTAAGGCTGAGTTCCCTGGTACATATCTTGGTGTAGTAGAGAAGCTTGATCACTTAAAG GAACTTGGAGTAAATTGTATAGAATTAATGCCATGTCATGAGTTCAATGAGCTGGAATACTACAGTTACAATGCTATTCAGGGGGACTATAG ggtcaatttttggGGCTATTCAACCATCAATTACTTTTCACCAATGATAAGATACTCATCAGCTGGCATACAAAACTGTGGCCGTGACGGGATTAATGAAATGAAGCTCCTCATCAAAGAGGCACACAAGCGAGGAATAGAG GTTATCATGGATGTTGTTTTCAATCATACAGCTGAAGGGAATGAGAAGGGTCCCATTATTTCTTTTAGAGGAGTTGACAATAGCGTGTATTACATGGTAGCACCCAAG GGGGAATTCTACAACTACTCAGGATGTGGGAACACATTTAATTGCAACCATCCCGTTGTAAGGAAATTTATAGTGGACTGCTTAAG ATATTGGGTAACCGAAATGCACGTGGATGGTTTTCGCTTTGATCTTGCTTCTATTATGACCAGGAGTAGCAG TCTCTGGAACGGAGTTAATGTATTTGGTGCTCCAATAGAAGGTGACTTTCTGACAACTGGAACCCCTTTAAGCAGTCCGCCATTGATTGATATGATCAGTATTGATCCAATACTTCGTGGAGTGAAG cttatagctgaagcCTGGGATGCTGGAGGCCTGTACCAAGTTGGCACTTTCCCTCACTGGGGTATTTGGTCGGAATGGAATGGGAAG tACAGAGACACTGTACGCCAGTTTATCAAGGGTACAGATGGCTTTGCTGGAGCATTTGCTGAATGTATTTGTGGGAGTCCTAATTTGTATCAG GGAGGAAGAAAACCATGGAATAGTATTAACCTTGTATGTGCTCATGATGGCTTCACTCTAGCTGATTTGGTGACTTACAACAACAAGCATAACTTGCCCAATGGAGAAGACAACAATGATGGAGAAAATCACAATAGTAGCTGGAACTGTGGAGAG GAGGGGGAGTTTGTCAGTGCCTCAGTAAAGAAAATGAGGAAACGACAAATGCgtaatttctttctttctctcatgGTTTCCCAG GGAGTTCCGATGATATTTATGGGAGATGAATATGGACATACAAAAGGAGGAAACAACAATACCTACTGTCATGATAATTAC CCTTTTTGCAGCTTAATTATTTCCGATGGGACAAAAAGGAAGAATCCTCGTCAGACTTCTTCAGATTTTGCCGCCTTTTGA